In a genomic window of Nomascus leucogenys isolate Asia chromosome 4, Asia_NLE_v1, whole genome shotgun sequence:
- the LOC100591810 gene encoding secretoglobin family 1D member 2, which produces MKLSVCLLLVTLALCCYQANAVVCPALVSELLDFFFISEPLFKLNLAKFDAPPEAVVAKLGVKRCTDQMSLQQRDLIAKVLVTIVKKCSV; this is translated from the exons ATGAAGCTGTCGGTGTGTCTCCTGCTGGTCACGCTGGCCCTCTGCTGCTACCAGG CCAATGCCGTGGTCTGCCCAGCTCTTGTTTCTGAGCTGTTAGACTTCTTCTTCATTAGTGAACCTCTGTTCAAGTTAAATCTTGCCAAATTTGATGCCCCTCCGGAAGCTGTTGTAGCCAAGTTAGGAGTGAAGAGATGCACGGATCAGATGTCCCTTCAGCAACGAGACCTCATTGCAAAAGTCCTG gTGACAATAGTGAAGAAATGTAGTGTGTGA